In Gimesia panareensis, the genomic window AGTTCAATGTTTTCAGTTTGTTCAGGGAGACAACGGGCAGCGGTGTGCGTTGATCCGGCGCATAAAAAAAGGGCTGGAAGCCCAAGCTCCCAACCCTCAGTGGATTTCTCCTGTGTTTAAGTAACACTTAATCTGGTCGTGAGCATCACTGACGACTACTCAGTCCTTGCGGTCTGTCTTGGGTTCATCGACGGCGGCTTACTTCCAGGTTCGTTGTTATACACGCTAACTTCGGCAACATTTCAGGCAGAACTTGAATCATGGTGCTCAAAAAAATGGCAGATTTTTTCGAGTGAAATTGTAACCGGCAAGACATGAGCGAAAGTTAAAACTGTTTCATTCCGTCTCCGATCATTTGTTCAAATGCAGGGTGAGATGTGCCCGTGAAAAACTGCTTACAACTCCGGAATTGGATCATCGTTTTTGATGTCTTCTTCTTCCCAGTTTGCCTGACCGTTTTCATAACGCAAGATGCGATGCTTGCTGCCCGGGGCCGGCTTTTCGTTGACCGTGGGGAGCCAGGTGCGATGTTCTTCAATCAATTTCGCATAATTGGGATCGTTGATCAGATTTTTCCATTCCGTGGGATCCTGCTTCATGTCATAAAACTCTTCCGATCCGTCAGCGTAGTGAATATAGCGATAATTTTCCGTGCGGACGGTAGTGTTATTGCGGTTATGGGACGTGATCGCGGGCCACTTGCGGGGCGTGTTGGCATCCTTGAGCTGTGGGACCAGCGAGTGACCTTCAAGGTCGGTACGGGGAGGCAAGCCGCTGAGTTCAACCAGCGTAGGATAGATATCCAGAAGCTCAGCCGGCTTGCTGCAGACGGCGCCTTCGGTGATGCCCGGCCCGGCGAAGATGAGGGGGACGCGGGTCGAGCGTTCCCAGAGCGTGTTCTTGCCGGTGATCAGTTTCTCACCCAGGTGCCAGCCGTGATCGGACCAGATGACGATGATCGTGTTTTCGGCCAGGTTGTTTTTCTCAAGTGCATCGACGACGCGTCCAACCTGGCTGTCGACGAAGCTGGTACAGGCGAGGTACGAGCGAACGAGATTGTGCCACTCGTTGGCTTCCTTGAGAAACTTGAGCCGGGGCTCGGGAAGTTTCCAGTGCAGGTACCAGGAGAAGCGGGGGGTGTCATCACGGTCGACGTCGAGAACGGGGGGAAGTTGGACGGTGTCCGCGGGGTAGAGGTCGAACCATTTCTGTGTGGCGTAGCAGGGGACGTGCGGCAGGAAGAAGCCGACCGAGAGGAAGAAGGGTTCGGTCGGTTTCTTGTTCAACTGATCGACGGCCCAGCTGGCGACCTTCCAGTCCCCTTTCTCTTCATCCTTGTGGGGAAAGGTGCCCCAGTCGACGAGGGGATGCGGGTTGGGAGTGTTGACCAGTTTTTTCGGAGGCTTCACGCCGACACCCGCGGGGGGGCCGAGGACATTGAATTCTTTATCGTTTTTCTTGCGACCGTATCCGCCGTGATAAATTTTGCCGGTGCTGTAAGTTTTATAGCCGTTCTGTTCGAGGTACTGAGGGAGCGAAACGCGGTCTTTGAAACGATCGACCGTGCGGAACCAGGGGGCCAGTCCGTAGATGCCGGTGGTCGTGGGCCGCAGGCCGGTCATCAGGCTGGTCCGCGAGGGATTGCAGAGGGGGGACTGGCAGTGGGCGTTGGTAAACAGGGTTCCCCGGGAGGCAACCTTGTCGATGTTGGGGGTTTTGATCTGG contains:
- a CDS encoding sulfatase, whose product is MRLLLMTVLLCLVCTPLQAAQKPNILFIAIDDQNDWIGCLKGHPQIKTPNIDKVASRGTLFTNAHCQSPLCNPSRTSLMTGLRPTTTGIYGLAPWFRTVDRFKDRVSLPQYLEQNGYKTYSTGKIYHGGYGRKKNDKEFNVLGPPAGVGVKPPKKLVNTPNPHPLVDWGTFPHKDEEKGDWKVASWAVDQLNKKPTEPFFLSVGFFLPHVPCYATQKWFDLYPADTVQLPPVLDVDRDDTPRFSWYLHWKLPEPRLKFLKEANEWHNLVRSYLACTSFVDSQVGRVVDALEKNNLAENTIIVIWSDHGWHLGEKLITGKNTLWERSTRVPLIFAGPGITEGAVCSKPAELLDIYPTLVELSGLPPRTDLEGHSLVPQLKDANTPRKWPAITSHNRNNTTVRTENYRYIHYADGSEEFYDMKQDPTEWKNLINDPNYAKLIEEHRTWLPTVNEKPAPGSKHRILRYENGQANWEEEDIKNDDPIPEL